In Sedimentibacter sp. MB31-C6, one genomic interval encodes:
- the xseB gene encoding exodeoxyribonuclease VII small subunit: MKKNYEDFESALSDLKDIIQKFEDTDKISIDELLNNYERGMNAYSFCINKLEDTQKKIKIIDSNYE; encoded by the coding sequence ATGAAAAAAAATTATGAAGATTTTGAAAGCGCATTATCAGATTTAAAGGATATAATACAAAAATTTGAAGATACGGATAAAATTTCTATAGATGAATTATTAAATAATTATGAAAGAGGCATGAATGCTTACTCTTTTTGTATAAATAAGCTTGAAGATACACAGAAAAAAATTAAAATAATAGATTCAAATTATGAGTAA
- a CDS encoding TlyA family RNA methyltransferase, whose protein sequence is MEKNRLDVYLFITGLAESREKAKKLISNKMVYVNNNLITKPSLKIDENSTIYIKNTDNYVGRGASKLEKALDVFSINVTDKISVDVGASTGGFTDILLKKGALKVYSIDVGHDQLHEKLRNNQKVINLEGINFRYIDIKLFKEYVDIIAVDVSFISLKLILPKIVEISHINTDIIVLIKPQFEAGKGNVGKNGVVKDKKIHLVVLNNFNEYCKDNGLYINNITFSPIKGGNGNIEYLAYLKKISKTNSNFNFRSLINEAFDLL, encoded by the coding sequence ATGGAAAAAAATAGGCTAGACGTATACCTATTTATAACGGGACTTGCAGAAAGCAGAGAAAAGGCAAAAAAATTAATTTCGAATAAAATGGTTTATGTTAATAATAATTTAATAACTAAACCCTCATTAAAAATAGATGAAAATTCTACAATATATATAAAAAATACAGATAATTATGTAGGTAGAGGTGCTTCTAAACTAGAAAAAGCGTTGGATGTATTTAGTATAAATGTAACTGACAAAATTTCTGTTGATGTTGGTGCCTCAACAGGTGGATTTACAGATATTCTATTGAAAAAGGGAGCTTTAAAAGTTTATTCAATAGACGTTGGCCATGACCAGCTACATGAAAAACTAAGAAATAACCAAAAAGTAATAAATTTAGAAGGTATTAATTTTAGGTATATTGACATTAAATTATTTAAAGAATATGTCGATATAATAGCTGTAGACGTTTCCTTTATATCTTTAAAGCTTATTTTACCTAAAATTGTCGAAATTAGTCATATAAACACAGATATTATTGTTTTAATTAAACCACAATTTGAAGCAGGCAAAGGTAATGTTGGAAAAAATGGAGTAGTAAAAGATAAAAAAATACATTTAGTTGTTCTTAATAATTTTAACGAATATTGTAAAGATAACGGTTTATATATAAATAATATAACCTTTTCACCTATAAAAGGCGGTAATGGAAATATTGAATATTTAGCTTATTTAAAAAAAATATCAAAAACTAATTCAAATTTTAATTTTAGAAGCTTAATTAATGAAGCTTTTGATTTATTATAA
- a CDS encoding arginine repressor produces MKKYTRQSKILELISKKEVETQEELADGLKSLGIDVTQATISRDIKELRLVKVMSKSGKYKYATIGQSQEGITDRLNKIFENSVVNIDSAVNLIIIKTIPGAAQICASAIDYMGIDEIVGTLAGDDTVFVAIKQVSDVEYVLQEFKKNIR; encoded by the coding sequence ATAAAAAAGTACACGAGACAATCTAAAATTTTAGAACTGATATCAAAAAAAGAAGTGGAAACACAGGAAGAATTAGCTGATGGATTAAAATCCTTAGGCATTGATGTTACTCAAGCAACTATTTCAAGAGATATAAAAGAACTCAGATTAGTTAAAGTAATGTCTAAAAGTGGAAAATACAAATATGCAACAATTGGACAAAGCCAAGAAGGAATTACTGACAGATTAAATAAAATATTTGAAAATTCTGTTGTAAATATTGATTCGGCCGTTAATTTAATAATTATTAAAACAATACCAGGAGCTGCACAAATATGTGCATCTGCAATTGATTATATGGGTATTGATGAAATAGTAGGAACTTTAGCAGGTGATGATACTGTTTTTGTTGCTATTAAACAAGTAAGTGATGTAGAATATGTATTACAGGAATTTAAGAAGAATATAAGATAA